Proteins encoded in a region of the Ziziphus jujuba cultivar Dongzao chromosome 3, ASM3175591v1 genome:
- the LOC107423380 gene encoding receptor-like protein Cf-9 homolog — MGWFSLLSLLFFLLPFSSFQTSSNSSSSSIIHHLSPLCHPYERSALIQFKNSFSVNNTIASDYYDYECDGIDPPTVSWAKNDASNCCAWRGVTCDEKAGHVIGLDLSCASLQGAFHSNSTLFFLRNLQSLHLSQNDFGGSTIPSEIGKFTDLEHHILRDSNFSGNVPPEISYLSKLVTLDVSSNNFHKLKVDTFTLKRIVTNLTNLEALSMDLVDMSSVSPVVLMNLSSSLINLTLNSCSLGGNLPADYIFYLPKLEMLYLFGNENLTGSLFPKSNRNSSSPLKKFSLSETKLSIDFPYLIQNFKYSLEFLGLGSCKILGWNPTLLANLTQISVLDLYSNNFGGEIPWSSLMHLERLITLDLSDNNFTGQLPEISSYNSTQLSFSYDNSSNSLTSGGPLPLELEFLELSDNLLNGTIPGWLYSLKSLEYLDLRSNQFTGYIEEFQFHSLVALDLSNNKLHGSLPSSIFQQVNLTYLDLSSNSLSGDVGINNFSKLKRLEYLLMSKNQLSGEIPSSICNLVSLEYLDLSNNSLTGTVHPCLGNFSISLSVLNLHMNKLHGTIPLTFAKGNSLRNLNLNGNQLGGILPQSLVRCKKMEMLDVGNNKMNDTFPYWLESLPMLQVLILRSNRFHGSIEVSPKTALPFRKLQIMDLSDNEFSGNLPTKYFKNLLAMMDAHSDRLTYMGEDAYNESTIVVIKGFFIEMEKIQTMFITIDLSKNNFEGEIPKLIGKLKSLKGLNFSHNKLTGPIPSTLENLSNLEWLDLSSNELIRWTHT; from the exons ATGGGTTGGTTTTCATTGCTATCgttgcttttctttcttcttcctttttcttcatttcaGACATCgtcaaattcttcttcttcctccattATTCATCATCTTTCTCCATTGTGCCATCCGTACGAGAGATCCGCTTTGATCCAATTCAAAAACTCATTTTCCGTTAACAATACCATTGCTTCTGATTATTATGATTATGAATGTGATGGAATTGATCCTCCGACAGTCTCTTGGGCCAAGAATGACGCATCAAATTGTTGTGCATGGAGAGGAGTCACGTGTGATGAAAAGGCTGGTCATGTGATCGGCCTTGATCTTTCTTGTGCCAGCCTTCAAGGAGCTTTTCATTCTAACAGCACTCTTTTCTTCCTTCGCAATCTACAGAGTCTTCACCTCTCACAAAATGATTTTGGAGGCTCAACAATTCCGTCTGAAATCGGTAAGTTTACCGATTTAGAGCACCATATATTGCGTGATTCTAATTTTTCAGGGAATGTACCACCAGAAATCTCGTACCTATCCAAACTGGTTACGCTTGATGTTTCTTCGAATAATTTTCATAAACTGAAAGTAGACACTTTTACCTTGAAAAGAATTGTCACAAACCTTACCAATCTTGAAGCACTTTCTATGGATCTAGTTGATATGTCCTCTGTTTCCCCTGTTGTCTTGATGAAtttgtcttcttctttgatAAACCTTACGCTCAATTCTTGCAGTCTCGGAGGGAACTTACCTGCAGATTACATTTTCTACCTACCAAAACTtgaaatgctttatttatttgggaATGAGAATCTCACTGGTTCCTTGTTCCCTAAATCTAATCGGAATAGTAGTAGTCCACTCAAGAAATTTAGTCTTTCTGAGACTAAACTCTCAATAGATTTCCCTTAtctaattcaaaatttcaagtaCTCTTTGGAATTTCTGGGCCTCGGAAGTTGTAAAATACTAGGATGGAATCCCACTTTGCTTGCTAACCTCACTCAAATCAGTGTGTTAGATCTCTACTCTAACAATTTCGGTGGTGAAATCCCATGGTCATCTCTGATGCATCTAGAGCGCCTCATAACATTAGATTTGTCAGACAACAACTTTACCGGCCAGCTTCCTGAAATTTCTAGTTATAACTCCACCCAACTTTCTTTCTCATATGATAACTCATCAAATAGTTTAACATCCGGCGGTCCTCTTCCACTGGAGTTAGAATTTCTGGAGTTATCTGATAACCTACTCAACGGTACAATTCCTGGTTGGCTATATTCCTTAAAATCTTTGGAATATCTAGATCTTAGAAGCAACCAATTCACTGGTTACATTGAGGAATTTCAATTCCATTCCTTGGTGGCTCTTGATTTAAGTAATAATAAACTCCACGGATCCCTTCCAAGCTCAATCTTTCAACAAGTGAATCTTACTTACCTAGATCTTTCCTCAAATTCCTTGAGTGGTGATGTCGGGATAAACAACTTTTCAAAGTTAAAAAGACTGGAATACCTTTTAATGTCAAAAAACCAATTGAGTGGAGAGATACCTTCTTCGATTTGTAATCTTGTTTCACTTGAATATCTTGATTTGTCGAATAATTCTCTCACTGGGACGGTTCATCCATGTCTTGGAAATTTTAGTATCAGCTTATCAGTGTTGAATCTGCATATGAACAAGTTGCATGGCACAATTCCTCTGACATTTGCAAAGGGAAATTCATTGAGGAATCTCAACCTTAATGGAAATCAACTTGGTGGGATATTGCCGCAATCTTTGGTCAGATGTAAAAAGATGGAAATGTTAGATGTTGGAAATAACAAGATGAATGACACATTTCCCTACTGGTTGGAATCTCTTCCAATGCTACAAGTTCTTATCTTGAGATCTAATAGATTTCATGGTTCCATAGAGGTTAGTCCCAAAACTGCACTTCCTTTCCGAAAGTTGCAGATCATGGACCTCTCTGACAATGAGTTCAGTGGCAATTTgccaacaaaatatttcaagaatttgTTGGCCATGATGGATGCACATTCGGACCGATTGACATACATGGGAGAAGATGCATATAATGAATCTACCATTGTTGTCATAAAAGGTTTCTTTATtgaaatggagaaaattcaaacCATGTTCATAACAATTGACttgtcaaaaaataattttgagggAGAGATTCCAAAGTTGATCGGGAAGCTAAAGTCTCTTAAAGGGCTCAACTTTTCTCATAATAAATTGACTGGTCCTATCCCATcaacattggaaaatttgagtaACCTTGAATGGTTAGACCTCTCTTCGAATGAGCTT ATTCGTTGGACCCATACCTAG